The segment CTTCCAGGATGGTAGCAAAAAGGAGATTTGATTCCTTGTAATTTTGTTTGGTATACACGCCTTTCTGCATATGATCTTATCAGATGGCCTTCAACACCAGGGGAAACAACATGGTTTTTCTATGTTTCCTTTTTCATGTGACAGATTAAAGATATTCCAATATAGACCATATTATCAAACAAAGTGCTTGTGTGTACTCATAATATGATGCTTAGTTGTGATTCCTTTAGTTTCCTTACATTGTGTGGCTTACTGATCATACACATAGTGAAGATCAGTAACTTTTGGTTTTCTATGCAGAAATTTGCAAAGATTTtttataagaagaagaagaaacaacTAGCCACAACAGATAGTTTTGTCTGTGAGAATTCAACCTTAACTGTTGACATAGTTGGTCCATTAAGCACAGATCACTATTTGATCGATCCACGGATAACTTTCTGGTATGTATACGCAGTACAATTTTCAAATTGTTCTCACTGAATATGAACTATCGCTGGATGATGGAAAGCTAAAACCACTTACCTTCCCTATTCGCAGAAAAGGAGGTTGAGCATTTTGTTTTCAACCGATTTCAGAGGAAATACGCTACTGGACGAGCATACCAAACAAGCTGTTGTCGTCTGTCAAGCTAGGTAAATGTTTACATATGTAACTACAGAGTACGGGTTTAAGTGAATCAGTAATTCTTTTGCCATTGCAAAATCCATATATTGGGCCTAACATCAGGATTGCTTCACTTTGCACGTCCTTCAAAAAACCAAACACAAAGAATCAAGCACTTGTAGCCTCTATTTTGACACATAAGCAATAGGACTGTTTGAGTCAATTTAGCATGTACTGTACACTATTAGGCACAGCATGCAAAAACACAGGCACTTGAGTTTTGGTGGGATAATAGAAATACTGTTAGAAATTCAAGCCCACGGTAAGTTGCTCAATGGAGGTTTCTTCTGTCAGTAAGTCAGTCAGGACACAAAGCTGGAAGTGGAAGTTGCTTACTTAAATTGTGAAGGCTAATGACCACTTTTTATGTGAACAATAATATAATAATTAATCGAGGTGACATGTTCCAATTTATTTCTGAAGGAACACGTAGACTGTGCAGCTTTGCAGTTTATTGTAAGTCCCTATATGAGATCAATCCTGATTATTCTCAGACCTGCTACTTCTATATATTTCTCTTCTCAAACTCAAATAGACTAATATTCTCCTGTTGCCGGAAGGTAACACCATGTGTATAATATTTTACTCCTAATTTTGTCAATAATAAGTAGCAAACTTGAATATTCATATATGgaacaaatttattttgaaaCCTCCGAGCAAAGATTAATGAATAACTGATAGTCTAAACTGAAGGGAAAGAGAATCTAATATAAAGGAAAATTTGATTACAACCTGAAGCAAGTGCCATGTAACATATCCTCATGCAGCCAAATATCTTCATTGGGTGCGAGCAAATATTTTCCAATGTAGTGTTTTTAGTGTTACTTTCAAACCAGTATATATGGTGAAAATCCCATTTTTTTACGTTGTATTCTATCCTATGAAGTGATTTCACTCTGGAATTAGTGGTTGTTggtttctatttttttctaccATTTCTACTAACTGCTAGCTCTTAATTGCTAATTGCAAATAATATTAATTATTCCAATATTTTTATTATAGATTCATATAATGGATAATAATTCTCGTGCACCATTGGGAGACAAGACTAACGCTGCCAAAGAAGGTAATATAACATCGTGTCAAATATTATATAGCATGTACTTGTGTATGGTAACTTATATTACTATTAAATTAACTGCAGCTGATGCTAAAGAACATAAGAGAGAAAGGGATAGAGCTCGATGGCGTGAACAAAAGGATGCAATTAACAAGAGGCGTCGTGAAAAATACCATCAGAGAAAAAACCAACATGTTCTTGTAACTACAAATTGTAATATGTGAAATCCTAACTATTGTCATGGCATGATAAATTgacatttattttttataaatatatataatgtgTAAAATTTTGTAGATGACGATGCTGCATCAAATAAGGAAAACGTTGATCCTGGTGAAACAGATGATTGGCTCCATAGGAATGATTCCTATTATACCAACAATATAGTTGATGAGAACATGTCCACTCAATTACCATGTAATTAAAGATGTTGAAATATTTTAGGTCTCTGAAAATGATGTTGTGCAATGATATGACACAATATAGCTAATAAATGTATTTATATGATTTTGTTGATAGATGAGCTAGAAATGAAGACTATAGAGAAGGATAGTACTATTGGTACAAAAAGTACATCACAAAGTAACTACAAGAGTGAATGGTACAAAAATATGACTCCTGAACAAAGAGAAGCAAGGCGCGAGCGCCAAAGGCTATACAATAGTGAACCCAAGCGTAAGGAGGCATTGAAACTGTCTAAGAAAAAATTCAAAGAACTACGAAAGCACACCCTGCACCCAGAGTCTATCGCCATGGAGAACCCATTATTTACTCCTGTGCTTGTGTGGCCCACTACGGGCACATCTGGAGCTCATGGATCCATGACAAAATCCAGTGATTGGGTTATCCCAGAGTCCAGTGCAACACCTCTTTATATTTCTCCACCTCATATGGTCGAGGATGAAGGATGTGATGAGTTAGTACCTGAACATATGACACGTAGATCACATATTCCATCTGGGCAAAGACATGCATTATTGACCTATCATAACACGAGGTTTGAGCGTCGTATTGGTTCGAACACAAGGACATCTAATAAAGATGGTGACTGCATAGTTGAAGACCAAGTGGATGTTAACGTGGATGTTAACACACTCTTGCCTCATTCAGCTGTGACCAACAACGGTAAATATGAATGCCTTGTTATCCCTAGGTGACCTATATAACATATTAACCTAATGATCCTTGGTCATTTCATGATTAACAGAAAATGTAGGACCCAACATTCAAGCTACATCAGCTACATCATCCACACTGATGACACCATTGTTTGATGATTGTGAATGCATGGCTGAAGGGCAAGTGGATGTTAACACACCCTTGCCTCAATCAGTTGTGACCAACATGCCCTTATCAGAAAGGATAGGGCCTAGCCTTCATCCTAGGCCAGACACACTGATGACACCACTATTTGATGATAGTGGTAATTTATATTGTTTTCTAACAATCTATAAACTATTTGAACTCCTTTGTTTATTTTTACCCATAGTTCTACTAATTCATGTATCTTTGACAACCATAGATGATGATGAGGGAGATATATTTGAAGAGGATGAGGGATACCTGTTTGCTGGGCATGGTATGTGTGCAAAAGACCAAATAGAAATCAAATCTTCCATTGCTTCATCTAAACTATTGTGTCTTTAAATGTTATTTCAGATGAGGAAGATGATGACGATGTCCAAGACAATGACCTTGAGGAAGATACGGCGTCTATCCCTAAAGTACCTAACCAATGTGACGAGGTGTATAGTAACATGCCTACTGATACCCATATGCTAAAACCTATCGCAAATTGTGACCACTGCAATGCGAAAAGGTTTGAGCATGAATCACCTGGGTTTTGTTGTCGCAGCGGGAAGATCGAGCTCAATGAACCGAATGTACCTAATGAGCTGATGAGGCTTTGGTCAAGTAACGATGCAGATGCTAGGCACTTTCGTAATAGCATTAGGTTTTTCAATGGACATTTCTCTTTCACTTCTCTATATTGTCGCCTCGATAGCGCTACTGCAAGCATGAAAAACAGTGGCATATACACTTTTCGTGCACACGGACAAATCTATCACAACATAAGGTCATTTGGTAGAGAAGATGGTAAGGAGGCAAGACATCTTGAGCTTTACTTCTACGATGATGATCCAAGCCTTGAGCACCGTTATCAACGATGTCGTGAAGAGAAGTGCCAAAAGGATAAGAAAGTCATTGAGAGGCTGGtggccatccttcgtgacaacccATACTCACAACATCTTAGAAGTGTGGGCCAAACTGACCACCTTGAGGACTACCATGTCATGCTAAACCTTGACCAGAGGCTAGACCAGAGAACATACAATGTGCCATCAACTTCAGAGGTGGCTACTGTTTGGATCGAGGGAAGCGAACTCCTTGGTCAGTTCCAAAATAGTGTTGTCCTACATGGGAAAGATAGAAGTAGACACGGCATCCGCTCATATCATGGATGTTACGATGCTCTTTCATACCCTCTATTCTTTCCTAAGGGTGAGCTTGGGTGGCACATGGATATTCCAAAGAAAGGAATTAGTATGGAAGAAGTCATCGAGTATCGTGCCCTACAGAAGGCTCGTAGTGGGTTAGAAGAAGAAACAGGTATGTTATTCTTCTTACTTACATACTTCACATACATGTACCTTAGTGGTTATTTTACAAACTACTCTAATTCATGGCTATTTTTTGTAGACTCCCCTGGTAGATTATGTGTGTCTGTGCGTGACTACTATTGCTACAAGTTTCACATGCGCCTAGGAATATTTAATCCCATACTGTATGGCAAGCGTCTTTTCCAGCAGTTTGCAGTTGACACATACATCAAGATCGAGAGTTCTCGATTAGATTATATACGCAACCATCAAGATGATATTAGGGCAGACCTCTACCAAGGATTGGTTGATAGCCTACATGCAGGTGAAGGCAGAGCAGAAGCTGTTGGAAAGCGGACGGTAATGCCTTCATCGTTTATTGGAGGCCCACGTGACATGAGGCGTCGGTACATGGATGCCATGGCTCTGGTACGGAGGTTTGGTAAACCGGACATCTTCCTCACTATGACATGTAACCCAAACTGGGATGAGATCAAGCATGAACTCTACCCTGGCCAGACACCACAGGATCGTCCAGATCTTGTTGTTCGAGTCTTTAGAGCAAAACTACAAGAGCTAAAGGATAGGCTACTAAAAAAGGATATCCTTGGAAAGGTGTGAGCACACGTTTATGTTGTGGAATTTCAAAAAAGGGGTCTGCCGCATGCACATTTTTTACTAATCATGGATAGGAAGTACAAGATCACGTGCCCAGAGCAGTATGATCGTCTCATCTCAGCTGAGCTCCCGAACAAGAAGAAGTACCCAGTCTTGTACAAGATGGTTACCAAACATATGATGCATGGCCCTTGCGGAGTGCTTAATCGCAATTGTCCATGCACAAAGGGTCATGATTCCTGCAAGAACCGTTACCCTAGACCTTTTTGTGATGTCACAGTACAAGGCAAGGATTCATATCCAGTTTATAAACGGCGTGAAGATGGTCAAAAAGAAAAAGTTCGTGGACACGAGCTTGACAACAGATGGGTCGTGCCTTACAACCCATATCTCCTTCATCTGTTCAACTGCCACATCAATGTTGAGGCATGTGGAAGCATCAAGGCGGTCAAATATCTGTTTAAGTTTATTTACAAGGGTCATGATCGGGCATATATGGCTATGAGAGAGGCTGTCAAGGAGGATAGTGAAACTAATGTTGATGAGATCAAACAGTATAGGGATGCTAGATGGGTAACCCCCCAGAAGCATTGTGGAGGATATATGGGTTTGATTTGAGTGATAGATACCCTTCTGTTTTGTCCCTACAGCTACATCTTCCAGACATGCACATGGTGTCATTTCACCGGCGCCAAGGGATTCGACGAGTGCTTGATCGTCCAGGTGCTGACAAGTCAATGCTTACAGCATACTTCGAGAAGAATAGGATAGCTGAAACCGCTCGAGGTATATTGTATCGAGACTTCCCCGAGTTTTATACATGGCAAGCACATGGCAAAGTTTGGCAAAATAGGGTACGTCGTGATACATTACGACAGATTGGAAGAATCGTGTCTGCCAATCCAGGTGAGGGGGAGCGTTACTATCTTAGAGTTCTCCTAAACCACGTGGCAGGTGCAACCTCCTTTGAGTGTCTAAGGACCGTGGATGGTAAAATCCTACCGACCTTCCGTGAAGCTGCAGAAAGAAGGGGCTTAATTGAAGAGGACAACAGGCTAAACGAGAGTCTCACTGAGGCAACTGGATGGATGATGCCATATGCACTGCGAAGGCTCTTtgcaacaatattggtattttgTGAGCCCAGCGATGTGTTTGGACTGTGGGAGAAACACAAGGAGGCAATGTCAGAGGACTATAAGCGCAACAATCAGTCCACCTTCATGGTAGAGCAGATGGTCCTCATAGATATTCAAAAATTGCTACAGTCAATGCAGAAGGATATAAAGATGTACCCACTTCCTGGTATTGACAACACATATGACGCCTCTCGTGATATTCCTAGAGAGATTTTTGAGGAGGCAAGCATTGTGGCTAACGAGGATGATGTGGCTATGTTAGACACACTTAATGAGGAGCAACGGGCTGCATACGATGAGATTATGTCGTCAGTTGATACCAAACACGGGGGTCTCTTCTTTGTGGATGGTCCAGGCGGGACCGGAAAGACTTATCTGTACAGAGCACTTACTGCTACTGTACGTAGTCAGAAAAAGATTGTTGTGGCAACAGCTATATCTGGTGTCGCAGCCTCAATAATGCCTGGTGGTAGAACCGCTCACTCGCGTTTCAAGATTCCCCTCACCATTGATAATGGGGCCTTCTGCACCTTCACAAAACAAAGTGGTACCACCAAGCTGCTTCAAGCATCATCTCTCATTATTTGGGATGAGGCTAGCATGACAAAAAGGCAGGCTATCAAGGCGCTAGACAACAGTCTCCGTGATGTAATGGACCGACCAGAGTTGCCGTTTGGAGGGAAGACCATCGTGTTCGGTGGAGATTTTAGACAGGTTCTTCCCGTTGTTCGGAGAGGATCGAGGGCTCAGATAGTTGGTGCCTCGCTACGGATGTCGTACCTTTGGGATTCCATGCGGCATCTAAAACTGATGCGCAACATGAGGGCAAAGAGGGACCCATGGTTTGCGGAATACTTGTTGCGTGTCGATGGAGGATCTGAGGAGACGACTGTTGATGATGAAATCCATCTTCCTCATGATATATGCATACCGCACACTGGGAAAGATAGTGATCTTGATACTCTAATTGACTGCATATTCCCTGATCTCAATGTGAATATGTCAAGCAAAGATTATATCACCTCTCGAGCGATCTTATCTACACGGAATGACTGTGTTGATATGATTAATATGAAGATGATAGGTCGTTTCCTCGGAGATGAGATGGTGTACCATAGCTTTGACTGTGCAGTAGATGATCCACACAACTACTACCCCGAGGAATTCCTCAATACTTTGACACCCAAtggtctacctccacatgtgTTGAAGCTGAAGATCGGTTGTCCGGTCATATTGCTTAGGAACATTGACCCTGCGAATGGACTTTGTAATGGCACCAGAGTTATCATACGGGGGTTCCAAAAGAATACCATAGATGCAGAAATTGTGTTGGGAGAGCACACTGGAAAGCGGGTTTTTCTGCCTCGCATACCCTTATGCCCGTCGGACGATGAGATGTTCCCATTCCAATTTAAGCGAAAACAATTCCCTATTCGGCTCAGCTTTGCGATGACCATTAATAAGGCACAAGGACAGACTATCCCTAATGTCGGGGTATACTTGTCGGAACCAGTATTCTCGCACGGCCAATTATATGTGGCGCTACCAAGAGCTATAGcaagatcaaacattaaaatcCTAGCTATGCCGACTGCTGAGAAGGACGTGAataagggaaaagaaaaagggaagGGGAAGAAGAAACTGACAAAAGATATATTCACAAAGAATATTGTATATAAAGAGGTTTTAACTCCATGAAAgaggtgaagggtcgagatggcggactagaggggggtgaatagtcctttctaaaattttaacacgccggctaaccgaaacaagtgcggaattaaaactatcggtctagccaagactacacccctctatctaagttctctagcaccttgtaaacgattctaaacaagcaaacaaggtgctaccttagcaagagctcacctaaccaattctaggagcaaggtcacacaaacctatgcaactagtactttgcaaactgaggagctcctacacaactagtaagcaaaaagcacaaagctcctaagctcactagcaagctcaataacaaggcaactaatgccaaattagagagcgcaacttacttagctacacaaactaagcaatgtgactaacaagattacacaaaccaaattagtcacgaaaggggaactacttctatctacacaagcaagaaggtaactagcaagctacacaagctaactaattacaagagcaactacacaagcacaaatatatgaatgtaaaaacaagcttgtgttagggacttgcaaaccaacgggaagaacaatgttgacacgatgattttctcccgaggttcacttggttgccaccaagctacgtccccgttgagacaagctccaaggttgccgccggtcctcttgctagtggtgacccgcaagtcacactctcccacgtggagtgcttaccacaagctctagcacttgacccggccggaccacttgttgctcttcacgtctcgctcaactagagttgctcttcgcgatccccgcggggtgagcaccgtacccctcacaatctcttctccggagcaccgcacaatctccttgcgtgcttcgacggagtcacaagccaccaagccgtctaggaggtggcaacctccaagagtaacaagcaccaccggcttgcaacacgaacacctagtgccactcgatgcaatctctcaatgcaacgcactagaatcgctcactcacacaatcggatgatcactatcaagtatatgtgagttagaggcttcactagcactccccaagcatggacactaagtcccaagggtgctcagcgccagccaaggccggccaccacttctatttatagccccaagggctaaactagccgttgccccttcactgggcaaaacacgtgagcaccggacgctctcaaggagccaccggacgctcaacacccagcgtccggtgctcagctgaccgccacgtgtcactagccgtttgaagtcgaccgttgccgccaacggctacttcgcacgtgcgcctgcacagcaccaccggacgatgggcaccggacggtccggtgctcaccggactcgtgcgcagagagtttgtcaaactcgcgacctcaccggacgctaggcaccggacggtccggtgctcaccggactcgtgcgcagagagggttgcaaaaacccctcacaccggacgctgagcaccggactcactccggtgcgtccggtgcactcttctgtacccgacagcacaccggacgctaaaggccagcgtccggtgcctccgcacagagcgtccggtgagtgtttcctactgagaaacactcccgcgacttctccaaaattcccaccggcgcaatagaaaatatacacttatttttctcaaaagcgccgaacccacactcctctcaaccctaggaactccacctcctttgtaaatgtgccaacaccaccaagtgtacaccaccatgtgcatgtgtgttagcattttcacaaacattttcccaaaggtgttagcctctcaaacttgccacgccactcgatcctaacacgtatgcaaagttagatcgctcaagtggcactagatgaccgatatgcaaacaagtttgcccctcttgatagtacggccatctatcctaaatccggtcatatacTTCtctacacctatgaccggtgaaatggaaaagccctaggttatacctttgccttgcgctttccattccatctcctccaatgttgatgcaacacatgcaccaaccaatcaccaaatgatatgatccacttcatatcatcacgtgaccgtattggttcatcgatcttgacctcacttgctcttcaccgttgcctcggtccatcggcgccaagtcttgctcaagcttcaccgtcacacgcggtccctcgcttcaaagcctccgacttgcccttcactcttgcaaccggtccatcaagccaagcctcatcttgatcttctccaccttggtcacatgactccatgtcatgtctcatgtgcaatgagctcctccatcatcacatcattacCTGTGGACtagtctcctgtgtatctcacataaacactattagtccacctaaattgtcactcaattaccaaaaccaaacaaggacctttcaagagGTAATGTATCACACGTTGAtacattttttttcaagatatcAATAGTACTTTAACTTAAAAATTAACAAACAACTTATATGCAGGATACTTCTAACTACAGCTTGAGCCATTTGCATGCTTCAGTTGCAAGAAGCCAGACGTTGtatcttgaacttgaaaatccTCTAGATCATCTTTGATTGTTGACCAGCTACAAGTTTGGTGTCCATGCTTTGCATGTTCTCCTGGTTGAACTATTGAAAGATTAGATTCTTAATTGTACATTATATTTTAAAACATGTGTTGATTGAAACATCAAGATTGCATTATCCATTTTAGGCATCAGTATaacacacatatatatgttaTCTCGGTATGTGTTTCCGTGGCAACGCACGGACATTTATACTTTGAAAGTTTATGGATCATgagaagtttagggaccgggttTCTATTTTACTCTTCTTTTTCCCTCTTTCCTTCTATTTCTCTTCCCCGTCACTCGCATCTCGCGGGATCAGACCCCAGCGCCGCCGTCCTCATTCTTCGCCCCGCACGCCGCCACACGAACCACCTCAGCTTCCCGCGCCACTACCCTCGCTCCTCGGCCTGCCGCCGCACGCCTCCCGCACTGTCGCCCTAAGCCCTCGGCCCCGCGCACCGCCGTCCTCGGCTCTCCGCTCCCCGCGACGCCGCCCTTGGCTCTCTGCCCCCCCGCGACGCCGCAGGGACCTGCGATCCATCCCCGCACGAAGCAGCGCTCGTCCAAGGTGGGACGAGCTAGTCCGTGAAAATTTTGGGGGCAGGGTGAACCCGGACCTGAGGTATATTCGCTGGTTTCGGCGTTTCGGCAGCGCCGCCTGCGCCCACTCTTCCGTTCGATTTGGTGGGCCGACGTCTAGTACAGCGCTTCCCGCACGGCGATGTCGGCGACGCCGCTGCCCCCGCCGGGCCCCGACGGCGCGGGGGCGCTCCCGCCCCCGCCGGGCACGGACATGACGGGGATTTGCTTCCGCGACCAGCTGTGGCTGGACACCTACCCGCTCGATCGCAACCTCGTCTTCGACTACTTCGCGCTCTCCCCCTTCTACGACATCACCTGCAACAACGAGTCCCTCCGTTCGCGCCAAATCCACCCCCTCGACATGTCTCACCTGACGTACAGCACTAGCTTGGCTCCCCATCT is part of the Sorghum bicolor cultivar BTx623 chromosome 10, Sorghum_bicolor_NCBIv3, whole genome shotgun sequence genome and harbors:
- the LOC110431071 gene encoding uncharacterized protein LOC110431071, with amino-acid sequence MDIPKKGISMEEVIEYRALQKARSGLEEETGIFNPILYGKRLFQQFAVDTYIKIESSRLDYIRNHQDDIRADLYQGLVDSLHAGEGRAEAVGKRTVMPSSFIGGPRDMRRRYMDAMALVRRFVQGKDSYPVYKRREDGQKEKVRGHELDNRWVVPYNPYLLHLFNCHINVEACGSIKAVKYLFKFIYKGHDRAYMAMREAVKEDSETNVDEIKQYRDARWLHLPDMHMVSFHRRQGIRRVLDRPGADKSMLTAYFEKNRIAETARGEGERYYLRVLLNHVAGATSFECLRTVDGKILPTFREAAERRGLIEEDNRLNESLTEATGWMMPYALRRLFATILVFCEPSDVFGLWEKHKEAMSEDYKRNNQSTFMVEQMVLIDIQKLLQSMQKDIKMYPLPGIDNTYDASRDIPREIFEEASIVANEDDVAMLDTLNEEQRAAYDEIMSSVDTKHGGLFFVDGPGGTGKTYLYRALTATVRSQKKIVVATAISGVAASIMPGGRTAHSRFKIPLTIDNGAFCTFTKQSGTTKLLQASSLIIWDEASMTKRQAIKALDNSLRDVMDRPELPFGGKTIVFGGDFRQVLPVVRRGSRAQIVGASLRMSYLWDSMRHLKLMRNMRAKRDPWFAEYLLRVDGGSEETTVDDEIHLPHDICIPHTGKDSDLDTLIDCIFPDLNVNMSSKDYITSRAILSTRNDCVDMINMKMIGRFLGDEMVYHSFDCAVDDPHNYYPEEFLNTLTPNGLPPHVLKLKIGCPVILLRNIDPANGLCNGTRVIIRGFQKNTIDAEIVLGEHTGKRVFLPRIPLCPSDDEMFPFQFKRKQFPIRLSFAMTINKAQGQTIPNVGVYLSEPVFSHGQLYVALPRAIARSNIKILAMPTAEKDVNKGKEKGKGKKKLTKDIFTKNIVYKEVLTP